GTCTCGAATTGTATGGTAAGGCAGTCCGGCGATCATGGCGGTCTGCACGGCCGCTAACATTTCAGATGACTCAACACCAAGTGCAGAAAAACCAAGGATTCGCCTATCGTGACCAACTATAATCTTCGCAAACCCCTCAGTCTCTGAGAGCGTACGGGTACGCAGGATGGCGGCCATGGGAATCGTTGCCACTTGGTGGGGAATCGCTTGTTGTTTCGCCTGGGTCTCTGTCAGCCCTATTCGTGACAATGGCGGGTCAGTAAATAGAACATACGGAATGAGTCGTCCGTTAGTGCTCCGATCTCCGCCCTGCAAGTTGTCGCGTACGATTCGAAAGTCGTCCAAACTGACATGGGTGAACATTGGGCTACCGGCAACGTCCCCCATGGCCCAGATGTTTTCGACTGTCGTTTCTAACCGCTCGTTTACTTTGATATGCCCCCGTTCGGTCAACTCGACGCCGGCTGATATGGCATTTAGTCGATCCGTATTGGGAGTCCGGCCGGCTGCAACGAGAATGTCGCTCACTTCCAATACCGTAGGCCGACCTTGGCTGATCACGTCCAGCATTACCTCCTCTCCACTACGACCTGCGACGTGTTGCAAATTCGTATCCAGCAAAATTTCGATTCCGTTCCTTTTAAGTATCTCGAGAATTGCGTCGGAAACATCGTCGTCTTCATGTGGCAATAGTCGCGTCCCTTTTTCCACAATTGTGATGCGGCTACCGAGTCGGGCGAGTGCTTGAGCCGTTTCCAGGCCAACGTAACCACCGCCTAGTATGGCAAGATGATTGGGTACATGCTCCAAGTCGAGCGTTTCAACATGGGTCATTGGTCCTGCTTCCCGCAATCCAAGGACGTCGGGGATACTCGCTCGTGATCCGGTGGCGATGAAGATACGCTCGCCTTGCACGGTCAGACGGCTTCCATCCCGCTTCGCTACATCGACAAGGGTGTTCGAGAGGAAACTGCCTTTACCGTAAAGAACCGGAACCCCGCTCGCCGCGAACCGTTTCTGATGAATCTCGGCGAGATCGTGGACCATCGCCTTCTTTCGTTGAAGAACGCGGGCCATGTCGACCGACACCGCCCCGGTACTGACACCGAACTCTGCGGCTCGGTCGACAATCCACGGCTAACGCATACTAAGTCGTTGGCAGGCCTATGATTTCCGCTAGGAAGTTCACGTTCCAGCCTGCCATACGCCGCCGCATCACGATGCTTTCCTTGCTTTTCTGCTGTTTGATCAAGCTGATC
This is a stretch of genomic DNA from Bremerella alba. It encodes these proteins:
- a CDS encoding FAD-dependent oxidoreductase, which produces MARVLQRKKAMVHDLAEIHQKRFAASGVPVLYGKGSFLSNTLVDVAKRDGSRLTVQGERIFIATGSRASIPDVLGLREAGPMTHVETLDLEHVPNHLAILGGGYVGLETAQALARLGSRITIVEKGTRLLPHEDDDVSDAILEILKRNGIEILLDTNLQHVAGRSGEEVMLDVISQGRPTVLEVSDILVAAGRTPNTDRLNAISAGVELTERGHIKVNERLETTVENIWAMGDVAGSPMFTHVSLDDFRIVRDNLQGGDRSTNGRLIPYVLFTDPPLSRIGLTETQAKQQAIPHQVATIPMAAILRTRTLSETEGFAKIIVGHDRRILGFSALGVESSEMLAAVQTAMIAGLPYHTIRDTIYPHPTLSEGLGALLASINI